cttgggcaaggccctttacccacattgcctcgtatgaatgagtatgaattgtgcatgaatgttggtggtggtcagaggggccgtaggagCTAactggcagccacgcttctgtcagtatgccccaaggcagctgtagctacattgtagcttaccaccgctggtatgactgatgtgagtgacttgtgtgaatgaataatggtttctgtaacacgctttgagtctcctcgaaaaaagcgctctataaatccaagtcattattattattattattattattattattattattattattattatttttccacagAGAGTTTAAATTAGCTTCTTTAAGTCTAGTTTTCACATGttcaaaaagcaaatatttgttttgctccacctctgaTGTGAGGATGCCGAAGTTCatcttaaaatgtttgttttcttgtttgaccttagtgggcggggcctccgaaacaggaGGGCTTGACATGTTAAAGATGGTCAAATTCAgccgccgcatttatcaacacccgatcatttgtacactgggattggtcagatacgatTGTCTCATGTTGGTCCTGTTTTTACtccaggttgataaatgaggaccaATGAGAGTGAGAGACCCCAATGCCCGACACTGTTGAGCCCATGTCAAATAGGATGTCTCTCACCTAAAGAATATAAAGTGCGCTCCAACGCTGAGCACCATGGCAACCATACAGTATGCCACCAGCCTGAagttcctcctgctcctcctctgctgCTCCTCCAACGTCATCTCCTGAGACTGGGACTGCCTAAACTGCTCCCAGTAGCGGATGTGTTCCTGGGCTTCTTGGCTGTTGAGAGAAAGAACAACAATGGCGAAGGACGATTACTGGAATCACAGTGATGGAAACAAATGAGCTCTGTGGGACAATCGGCCAGGGATGGATGTTCATCTAAAGATAAGATGTGAAAGTCAGGCAGATATACGGTATACTGTAGttaccagtgattctcaacaggACCCAAAAGTAGGTCTCGGACagctggtaaaaaaataaaatacttaaagagtaactaaaccccaaacccacttttctactgaatacatatgtatttgggtattaagtagtgctgtttattaatcctagtccccCAAGTACTTTATCAATgtagagtgactgccctctatgggttgaacaccGGCTATTAtaactgaattttgctattggctgagagaGATTATCGAGTGTCACtaactttcactgttggtcCCGCCCCGCCTAAAAAaactgagaggagggaggagggtttcctccaatcacagtcCTCTGTGAGCACTGACAGCTCCAATGTGGAACTTTGTTCTTCaacggtgatgtttttgactctgaaAAGAGCTGATTATGCACTAATCAGAGTGTTCATTAAGtgttatgtgtgtatgtacagacacatcatgtgtGCATTCccatctgtctctgtgtgtgcgcggACGTGCATCTTATTGCTGTGTGCGTGCCATgaggtggtgggagagcagggctctagggctgtgtgtgagcttcacgtcgtgattgtgtgtgcctgtgattGTAGTGACACATCGCAGCTGTGAActcgccgtgtgtgtgtgtgcgtgtgtgtacagacacatcatgtgtgtaTTCCCAGCTCTCTCTGCACTGACCGGCTtcctgactgggcgtgtcttactgctacagcagtaacgcctATAACAGAGTTAATtttcggtactctataaaatctcttttacTTTTCTCGATTAGAACGactggagcagccgtaaactccacaaaacatgggcattttgattatttcagacagcagattctcaagtttcctgctctccatctgAATTTTTCGCCCTTGCTTTGTCGCGATGCAgtaatgtgagtgacgtcacgtgaatcaacagagcaggccatagatatatatacacattctattggctgatcctaacaacagctctagggtacgttcattagcacaaatgtaaaacaattacaccacggtatattatatctatggagcagactcccgtccgctgtcagtgaatggacacagtcagttgcgatagccaatcagatttcTTTGATTAACAAAAAGCTCCCCCTGTATtgggaaaagtgtgtgtgtatgtggggggcacagtaggtcagctgTGGGGGGCACTGCCTGCAAGTGCCCCCCCATGACGCTGACACTGGCCCATaataaaggcattttttgattttccccctagtggcaggtcagcaggggtttagttactcttaaatgtctctcatgttgtacTTGTCTTTTATGtcgaaagaaacttttcttttgacaggcatgctgtgaaatgcatgttgcacaggaaaatatatagatttacatattaaaaaaaaaaatactatacactgtatgtgtgttttcaacagctacttttgaaaaactaaatttgttgctggaattcttaaaaaaagtgggtcatgatTTAATGACAGTGGAACAATGTGAgtcccagggtgaaaccagCTCTGCTTTAGTTTCTGCAGTGGTGTAAATACCTCCACAGTAACTAAACACGACGGAGTGTGAACATGCTTTTATTGCAGGTAATATGTGTACAAATGTATTACTAAAACATGTGTGGGGGGCACACGGGggtgtagtggttagcacgtcctgGATGAAGGTCCTGGGTACAAGCCCTGTGGTGGACACTTctgtcctttctgtgtggagtttgcatgttctccctgtgctgcatGGGTTTTCTCCGGGTACTCCAGCTTCtgcccacaatccaaaaacatgaccacAGAGTAGACTAGATCTAGATTGTAGACGATCACCCAACTTATGAACTGCTACGTAGAAAGAATATTTCACCATTTAGTCTATTTATTTAATGCCATggatattctaactattttgcactgttcagtttccacttctctggaatgttctgtactaagtgttgtttttactatactacacaaaaacacatttgttttagatagTTTACAAAAATCTAAgtttataatcataatattctttttgttgcacattatgttagcactgaGTGATGAAAATATCACTATTTTTCTTGTTGAAGCTAATTtagtgttttcattgattcagttatatacaaaaatccatttaaattgaaaaatgttgcttctcatTCACAATTATttgagattaattaattacacagtatctatataattatagaggtagatttgtgtctttattattcaatcaaaaaaatagcttcaaaACGTATTtgatttcaatcaaagaaaaaaaaaatttcaaacaatttttttggggCTTAATTTTTTCACGTTTCacgaaaatatttttttgattgaatttttttcttcaattaaaatgtttattttatgattgaataaaaaatgcacaaatgtactacccataatatggcccaaatacaaaaagatgaaccttttcaataaaaaattgcaattatttcggcctcaaacatgtttttgcaattgaacacttttttctttgattgaaaatattgatttttttattgaagtaaacttgtttttgattgaattgttttttgtttgtttgattgaagtgattttttttttgtatttcattgaaaagtgttttttgattgaattatAAAAACTCAAATGTACTACGGCCTAAATACTAAAAGatgacttcaatcaaaaatagaaataaaaacatcaaaaataaaaaatcgaattaatttattattcaatcaaaaaattaaaaaaaataacgaaattcaaatgcaattatttgggtctcaaatatttttttgcatttgaacacttttttttctttgattgaaaatgtttttttttgactgaacaataaagacaaaaatctacctccataattaattacatttttaattttttaatcgaGTCCCACCACTAGTTAAAACACACGTTTATTACTTGTGATGAGTGCCTTGAGCGCACTATGTTGCATCTGGTGCTATACAAGTAAAGTTGATGAAGTTGACGTGAATATCTCACCTGGGCTGGTACGTGCTGTGGCTGGAGGCAGACCTGTAGACCTGGCTCCCACTGTACGGATGGTGGATTTTGAAGTCATAAGCTTTCCTGCTCGGATCTTTGCTCAGAACTCTGTACGCCTCGTTCAGCTCCACAAACTGGCTGTGCAGTGTTGGGTTGGAAGGGTCACTGTCTGGGTGCAGCTGTAGGAAGGAGGTTCAGAGTCAGAGCTCAAAGTGCAGCGTGAGGCCACAGATGCTCGTGTTAGTGCTCAACATCTCCACAAACACGCATGTAACAATTATATTCATAAATAATGAATACCTTTTTAGATTTatcaaaaaaagcatttttaatcTCGTCCAACGAGGCGTCTGACTTCACGCCCAGCAGGTCGTAGTAGTTCACAGCTTTTCTGTAATGACAAAGTAAAACTCACACGTCAACATCTACaaaccacagacacacactcactggccctcatttatcatcCGTtcatacgttcagatctgagcgtgcAATGTGCGTTCTACCAAATTCACGCAAACGTCAGTATTTATCAACTGTGAGGTgagcgtacgctacgatcaggtctcacgtcaggtctgagctCGTGTAGGCAAACCTGTGAGAacgaaaataaagtattaaacataagcagacacacattcagaacagatcaaaacagataattaaaatgaaataaaatgaatttaaaaagctTGACAACtgcacttttttggtttttgttgtatggtgtgtattaatcattcattcattattctgcaaaagaaatgcttatttaaccatTACAGCTATTCGCCTGTTCTGACATGTCACACCTGTTTAATGCTTTCTGTAAAGACACAGCTGCAAAGTAAATGTTAAGTGATACCCAAAACAACACCTGTTTTCCACAGAAGGTGCTAAAACTATCACCTCGAGGTGTGAGCAGTCACACTTTAGGTGTAAGAAGTCACACTTTACTTAACAGGAAGACAACACCTTGTTATGTATCAAGTGTTAACCACGAACAACAACTAGTGTGGAAACCACCCTTTGTGAACACCTGTTACGCCAGCTGGGCCATGACATCTGTGTGaacttttgtcctatttttctaTTCGCTTAGGTGGTCAGATCATGTATTATGACATATTATCACGCCATGCTTCAGACTATATATACCACTGATTATTGTGTTCGGGGGCTTCTCTTACACGGACATTCTAGCTGTTCATGAAACCTTCTTTCTCTATCGGCTGATAGTTTaagactttgatactttgaaacttttttgattgacttttaatttttgtaaacctataataaaaattcattaactattaagaagcctaCTTGATTAAATTACCCGCCTGCAAACACCCACATCTGAGACGGCGCCTGAGTGGAGGACAGACTTCTAGGCCTCTGGTAAGTGAGCCTGCCCTTGGAATCCTCTTAACAGAGGTGTCCGGGGTGGGCTaactcatgctgttgtaaaaaagagttgtttccagcTTCGACCAACTGTATATTGGATGGGTCCTAATATCAATCCAACAAAACTATAGCGAGACTACTCATAAACCAAAAATATGATAGACTTCCAATAGGAGGAAGTACACttagtccttttctttattagataacaataatagagaataggcagccagcttcggagacaaggtagagggggaattcttgtttGAGTAAGACAGTTTTAGATCCCCTGCCGTCATAAAGTCCCACGGGCTAAAGACAGTtttccatgtcatgctattgttcaccatctccatttgttctaagaaccttaaaaacatagtatttgaggtttattttcccaaactcgtctgttttccagagttttagcctctgaaaagtctctttctgagcaactctacaaacAGGCCGATTTGCatcctgcttatgcatattcatgaatgggcgtgtctataggcGGGAgactgacttcctcctctccgccctcctcccactcaCTCCGTAGCCGGGCTCATGCTGctgacagagcgtgggggcggggcattcaccggtacatacatagactgtagaaaatacatacacagcactgcgcgaaggatgctgaaatgctcacctttgtgggcgtgtctgtttacatgttataacagcagagagcttcctggaggcgtggcttctccagctcagtgccacgtcaaattcatcatcaaagtgggaacgcgtcatcaaattggagcgaggtgtttgggctcaccctgcagtaagaaaggagcaaatcaccctctgacTAATGATTGAAGGAATCAaggtaaaaaacactttatcatgtttaaagcacagaaaagttgatttagcgtaacatggttCCTTTAATAAACCCAcggatcagggttggggtcaattacatttttcagttacaattacgtcttcatttttgttctttgccacatacaacacaaagacagagacaATTACACTAAAAATGTCATTGACCAAAGTCAATATTTGCAAATCtgatacattataatacagtaagtgCGTGTCTGATAATATAACAATTATACTTTTGGTATTGTGCTATTAGAGGGTGAGGGGAGGAGACAATAACAAGTTACAGTAATAATAGTCAAATATGTGGGGGAAAGgaacaatatataaatatttatatatactgtatatatatatatatacacatacatatacagtacatacacacaaatacaaaataaaattgagatAAGAGAgggaaaaagaagaggaaaaaagagaattaaatgacaataaaaaaaagttaactcTAAGGAAGGAGGATGAATGATAGTTTTAACCTGGAGCGTGGCACCCAGGCAAACTGAGGGGGCCAGGCCAGAACCCAGCAGACATGGGGAGGGGCCTGAGGCGGACCCCACCCACCGGCCTCCTCTATATCTCCTTTTCCTTCATCtctttttgaacactttttacatttacgtcttcaattatccatgttcaattacaattcacttatgattacagtgaccagcattttttacaattacaattaaatgacaattacattttatcctcagaaagccaattacaattacgttctcagttactagtgttcaattacaattaatcacaattactgagcctgaaataaataacctaataaaagttaaccttcctcttgtgttagctttctgttatgataacaggtcctaaatcagctgtaaaatacattaaaagcaaatatctatcatctaatgtatttcctatctattggttacattgataggcttcctaatcaatgaaaatataggttttaacttttttttaatggtaaaatgtaggaaagtttgatatgaaacatgttttaataataattaactacatatgtgtagaaatgtacatagaactgtaacatggttccccagttttgcattaaattataattgacaacttttatggaattttcatagcaattacaattacaaaatcaattatctaaactcaattacaatttatttacaattacgacagcaacagattttgcGTGGGAACGCTGCTGTGTAACCCAGTGTGTGACATCATTTGAACCTGTTTTGCTCAACAATATGAAGGTGAATGAAGTGATGTTTCTGTGCAGCGCAATGAGCCAAAGCTGAACCAGTGCAGCTCAGCCTCCACTGAGGATTTTTAAGGAATGTcttcatttcttttaatgtgttatttattgagACTTCCAGCGTGCGGACCACTGAGGCCAATAAATGACATATTTTTGGGTGTCTCTTCAGGATCTCTGCCCTGATATGAGGTTTGATCACTGCGCAGGTGTGGGGTGGGCACGGGCTCGGGTTCGCCAGCATGACTTGTctaaatgtaaagaattgtcCTGATCAAATAGCAGGGATTCACATATTTAGGCTGttgaacatttcatttaaaccatCATTTTCAGTTATTGGTCATTTCATTCAAACCTCAGACTGATTCAGTTCCAATATGGAAACCCTGTTCACTGCCTCCGTTATTCTCTTTTAAATGAGctccttaaattccagtttCCACACTActgaaaagcacatctttgtttttcttcacctcagctgtgagAATGCTAGTTTTCATCTCGGAAACGTTTATTTCCTTGCAAtagtttgtttgacctcagtagGCGGGGCCTTAGGACCAGGAATATTTGAGGGAGAATCATGttaatggccacgtttacatggaaactttaattcctctttaaagtggaataaaagtgaatttctctttaacctgaccttgtaaacacttcattcctaatgcTCATTTATTTccgaattaagtttaattccgaattaggtggctggtttattctgttttttaattctgaattaaataattcctctttgatgtaaacagttaacaacacttaaagccgctttaagttaattccagttATTTTGCGCATGTGCGACTTGTGGCAATGACGCACTGGGTGACgccataatccaacatggcggccTGGAATAGAGccaacactatttaataagagccttaaaagacacgGATATAATGAAAAAGGGGATGGAcaaaggcataaacatgcagacattaacacggacacatggacttatcacacacatggagatcagcaaacagaacagcttcatcggacgggtgaAGCCTGTTCACCCTAAGACGGAGTAAAggcgtccccatactgctgcacaggttATAATATCACCAAGTCATTgtaacggttgttagagctactatctttaccagggagcaactatttattcctggttattgttttctgaagttttactgggctttatttactggtgattagctcatatctctcttccgctatgtggaccaaagtgtgttattgttgagctactgcttcaaaactacagtaaaaataaaagtaaaaacagttctcatgtgtggtgttctgtgttacagccgacaataaaaggtttgttgtgtgtttctccaaATAGACGTGATACATCATGTTCGCCcctttcccaacccccagacctaaagtggaattaactaaagctgaataaaatgGTTTtacatgtaaacctcagttctggAATTTCTacttccatgtaaacacaaagcagaacactttaattctgaatgatttaatttggaataactaattccgaatgaaaaaacatcatgtaaccatggccaatgatgatcaaattcagccgcTGCATctatcaacacctgatcattgGTGAGCTGAGATTGGTCAGATACAAATGATTCATAAGTCCCACGTTGGTCCCGTCGTACAACACAATGTGCACTCAGATTTACAaccgttttcacgcaaggttgaaAAATGAGGTCACTGAGCGTaagcagtgacacacacacgcacgcacgcacgcacgcccacgcacacgcacacacacatcacctGTGTGAGTAACTCTGGGAGAGCAGCCGTAGTCCATTCTTACAGCACCAAAAACAGCTCTGACAAAGACGCAGCTGAGCCTCCAGCTGCATTATGGGAGATTTCCTTGGGAAGACCTGATGACAGATGTTAACATCAGCTCATGTTCTTATCATGACAGAACGGCTGCACACACCAAAGAATAAAGGGTGAAACATTGCAACTAACAAAGAGAATGACTATATGTGCAGTGATGTGCGCacaaaggtcacatgatcaaataATTGTGATATTGGTGGTGAACCAGAGTCATCTCCAGCATTATCATTATCTCTAAATCAGCGATTTGCTACTGGTGGGTCGGGTCCCAAAAGTGGATcatggacctgtactgggtgggtcacagacagctggtcaaaaataaacttaaagtaCTTTATATCTCTcctgttggacttgtcttttattttgaaagaaacttttcttttgacaggaatggggtgaaatgcatgtttcacaggaaaataaagagattcatgtttttaaaaagactatatgtgtgttttcaacagctatttttgaaaaaattgagcATCGccttagttcaggcaggcacgaATGTCAAGTTAGCCAGCCCTACCAGCTGACAGCATACATCCCCTAATtagttaatcatccagctgatcatgttccatgcttcccattggttagagtgAGTCACGCCACTGTATTTAAATCACCGCAAACACGCCTACTTTCGCAAGCTTCGTTCGCAAACGCCTCTCAACACCCCAGCGCTTCCTCTAATTAAACAGATGGCAACAGCTCAAATAATccgggacactctgatgttctaacactctatcctgttctgttctcttcCTTCTGTCCTGTGGATAAATGAGGTTTTCCTTGTTCTTACAAAACATTTTATATCTTTGATAGCGTGTCAAGATGAAATTGCGCTATATAACGTTGAATTGAAGATACTAACGCCTGTAATTCTGTTCCAGagggtcctgctgaccgctctctctgcttatgcctctccatgtaACTCATGGAAAAGTGAATGGGAGCTCCTTTCGCTTCGGGCTCTCCACGCAGCTGCTGGAAAGggcagagaggtcccagaacagagccttaccaCCAAATCTAAAACTGCATGCTAAATAAAGCAATTTCACTAAAGCAATCCTGACtgaactaaatttggttgattGAAAAAAGTGGATCAcgaccaaccaaatttagtttttcaaaaataacagttgaaaaaacacatctttttcttttttt
The genomic region above belongs to Gouania willdenowi chromosome 10, fGouWil2.1, whole genome shotgun sequence and contains:
- the LOC114471439 gene encoding dnaJ homolog subfamily C member 4-like, whose protein sequence is MQLEAQLRLCQSCFWCCKNGLRLLSQSYSHRKAVNYYDLLGVKSDASLDEIKNAFFDKSKKLHPDSDPSNPTLHSQFVELNEAYRVLSKDPSRKAYDFKIHHPYSGSQVYRSASSHSTYQPSQEAQEHIRYWEQFRQSQSQEMTLEEQQRRSRRNFRLVAYCMVAMVLSVGAHFIFFRKLEEVHNNFMDEKDRAITEIYNEAKERARLNGFRKQTEILRQKHAEFLGKYKISNEGEDK